In the genome of Gloeotrichia echinulata CP02, one region contains:
- a CDS encoding ABC transporter substrate-binding protein → MSQKNEIILNLTALIITGCIMAWIISILRGYDTQIVPTQTTSPTSSVTSTPIPTPIAQARISFGDSILIEQEENNTKNTQFQEAKKSGVQAMATRNYARAITEFERAIKNYRNAPETLIYLNNAKICDEKAYTIAVVAPIGTTYQNLALQVLRGVAQAQDEINKAGGINGVPIKIAIVNDDDDKEIAKKIATDLAKNPEILGVIGHFSSSTTLAAREIYESEKLVAISSTSTSVELSQSKNQSRYVFRTVPSDAFAANELAKYMLNILNKKKAAVFYDSGSSYSNSLKNAFEVEISQNGGNLVDYFDFSSPNFNADANVKQAIDRGAEVLMLAAPDDKLKLVLNIINSNNKQLKLLGGDALYNKDILQYGQDKAVDMVIAIAWLLDANLNSKYVKESRQLWGADVDWNAAITYDASQAFIEALKRNPNPTRSAIQQTLSSPNFSASGVSQTIQFLPSGDRSGGVQLVQIKSVTNSRSQTGYDFVPVEKMNSVVNRP, encoded by the coding sequence ATGTCCCAAAAAAACGAAATTATTTTAAATCTTACAGCTTTAATTATTACAGGGTGTATAATGGCTTGGATCATCTCCATATTAAGAGGTTATGATACCCAGATTGTTCCAACACAGACAACATCTCCAACATCATCAGTTACTTCAACTCCAATTCCAACGCCAATTGCACAAGCACGAATTAGTTTTGGCGATTCAATTTTGATCGAACAAGAAGAGAATAATACTAAAAATACCCAATTTCAGGAAGCTAAAAAAAGCGGTGTCCAAGCAATGGCTACTCGCAATTATGCACGAGCAATTACCGAATTTGAAAGAGCAATTAAGAACTACCGTAACGCACCAGAAACTCTAATTTATTTGAACAATGCCAAAATTTGCGATGAAAAAGCTTACACAATAGCGGTAGTCGCACCGATTGGTACAACTTATCAAAACTTAGCTCTACAAGTATTGCGCGGAGTTGCTCAAGCTCAAGATGAAATTAATAAAGCTGGGGGAATAAATGGGGTTCCCATAAAGATAGCAATAGTTAATGATGATGATGATAAAGAAATTGCTAAAAAAATTGCTACCGATTTAGCAAAAAATCCGGAAATTTTAGGTGTAATTGGGCATTTTTCCAGCAGTACAACTTTAGCAGCAAGAGAGATTTACGAGTCAGAAAAACTAGTTGCAATCTCTAGTACTAGTACATCAGTAGAGCTTTCACAATCCAAAAATCAGAGCCGCTATGTTTTTCGGACAGTTCCCAGTGATGCATTTGCTGCTAATGAACTAGCCAAATATATGCTAAATATTTTGAACAAGAAAAAAGCAGCAGTTTTTTATGATTCTGGTAGTTCCTATAGCAATTCGCTGAAAAATGCTTTTGAGGTAGAAATTTCTCAAAATGGGGGAAATTTAGTTGATTATTTTGACTTTTCCTCACCTAATTTTAATGCCGATGCCAATGTAAAACAAGCAATTGATAGAGGTGCAGAAGTATTAATGTTAGCTGCACCTGACGATAAATTGAAACTTGTTTTAAATATCATAAACTCCAACAATAAACAGCTAAAATTGCTGGGGGGAGATGCTCTTTATAATAAAGATATTTTACAGTATGGGCAAGATAAAGCTGTTGACATGGTAATAGCAATTGCTTGGTTGCTTGATGCGAATTTAAATTCAAAATACGTTAAAGAATCAAGACAACTTTGGGGCGCAGATGTTGATTGGAACGCAGCTATCACTTATGATGCTTCCCAGGCATTTATTGAAGCTTTAAAGCGCAATCCAAATCCAACTCGTAGCGCAATCCAACAGACATTATCATCTCCTAATTTTTCCGCTTCTGGTGTTTCTCAGACTATTCAGTTTTTACCTTCGGGTGATCGTAGTGGGGGTGTTCAGTTAGTACAAATTAAGTCAGTTACTAACTCTCGTTCTCAAACAGGTTACGATTTTGTTCCAGTGGAAAAAATGAACTCTGTCGTTAACCGTCCTTAA
- a CDS encoding 2Fe-2S iron-sulfur cluster-binding protein, translated as MSRTYTIKVHDRHTGTEYSLQVPEDRYILHSAEQQGTELPFSCRNGACTTCAVRVLSGEIYQPEAIGLSPQLRRQGYALLCVSYPRSDIEVETQDEDEVYELQFGRYFGRGKVRAGLPLDED; from the coding sequence ATGTCCCGAACATACACGATTAAAGTTCACGATCGCCATACTGGCACGGAATACAGCCTGCAAGTTCCAGAAGACCGCTATATCCTCCACAGTGCTGAACAGCAAGGTACAGAACTCCCGTTTTCTTGTCGCAATGGTGCTTGTACCACCTGTGCTGTCAGGGTATTGTCGGGAGAAATTTACCAACCGGAGGCGATTGGATTGTCGCCCCAGTTGCGCCGTCAAGGTTATGCGCTGTTGTGTGTGAGTTATCCCCGTTCTGATATTGAGGTGGAAACTCAAGATGAAGATGAGGTCTACGAACTTCAGTTTGGGCGCTATTTTGGTAGGGGTAAGGTAAGGGCGGGTTTACCTTTGGATGAGGATTAG
- a CDS encoding thermonuclease family protein — MRIRFTQRRRGAKVEMRSLVVRFGILVCLLLLVSCQGKSPPTVNEALVKVARVVSGQSLEVLGMAEQPNLISQVRLIGIDAPDLRQQPWGDDAKEALEALMGSAEQPVKLEFDIETKDKIGRTLAYVWKDNVLLNEQMVKQGYGLFVARSPNHKYDQLLERAQQWARLMGQGIWNPEKPMRLTPAEFRRRFR; from the coding sequence ATGAGGATTAGGTTCACGCAAAGGCGCAGAGGCGCAAAGGTGGAGATGAGGAGTTTGGTGGTGCGTTTTGGGATTTTGGTTTGTTTATTATTGTTGGTGAGTTGTCAAGGTAAAAGTCCGCCGACGGTGAATGAGGCGCTGGTGAAGGTGGCGCGGGTGGTGAGTGGTCAAAGTTTGGAAGTGTTGGGGATGGCTGAACAACCAAATTTGATTTCTCAGGTGCGGTTAATTGGGATTGATGCGCCAGATTTGCGACAACAGCCTTGGGGTGATGACGCTAAAGAAGCTTTGGAGGCGCTAATGGGGAGTGCTGAACAACCTGTAAAGCTGGAGTTTGATATTGAAACAAAAGATAAAATTGGGCGGACTCTGGCTTATGTGTGGAAGGATAATGTCCTGTTGAATGAGCAAATGGTGAAACAAGGGTATGGACTATTTGTAGCGCGATCGCCTAATCACAAATATGACCAGCTTTTAGAACGCGCTCAACAATGGGCTAGGCTCATGGGACAAGGTATTTGGAACCCAGAAAAGCCTATGCGTCTGACTCCGGCTGAGTTTCGCCGTCGGTTTCGCTGA
- a CDS encoding inositol monophosphatase family protein, with the protein MTNLQTFLEIATEAALAAGTVLQGYLGKLEDAITEKGRPGDLVTAADKASETVVLEILRRHFPDHSILAEESGKLGNQDNEFLWAIDPLDGTTNFAHQYPCFAVSIGLLINGVPQVGVIYDPFRDELFRGAAGLGATRNRRPIKVSETSELGKSLLTTGFAYDRRETSDNNYAEFAHLTHLTQGVRRGGSAALDLAYVACGRVDGYWERGIAPWDIVAGVILLQEAGGKVTAYDASPLKIDTGRILATNAHLHDNLSRELLQVPPLSAWK; encoded by the coding sequence ATGACAAATCTACAAACTTTTCTGGAAATTGCTACTGAAGCGGCTTTAGCTGCTGGTACTGTGTTGCAGGGTTATTTGGGTAAGCTGGAAGATGCAATTACTGAAAAAGGACGCCCTGGTGATTTAGTGACTGCGGCTGATAAGGCTTCGGAGACGGTGGTTTTGGAAATTTTGCGGCGTCACTTTCCTGACCACTCTATCTTGGCTGAGGAATCTGGGAAACTGGGAAATCAAGATAATGAATTTCTCTGGGCTATTGATCCTTTAGATGGTACAACTAACTTTGCTCACCAATACCCCTGTTTTGCTGTTTCGATTGGGTTATTAATTAATGGTGTACCACAAGTTGGTGTGATTTATGACCCCTTTCGTGATGAGTTATTTCGTGGTGCTGCTGGTTTGGGGGCGACACGTAACCGCCGTCCTATAAAGGTTTCGGAAACTTCGGAACTAGGTAAGAGTCTACTGACTACGGGATTTGCTTATGACCGTCGGGAAACGTCAGACAATAATTACGCAGAATTTGCTCACCTCACCCATCTTACCCAAGGCGTTAGGCGCGGTGGTTCTGCTGCACTAGATTTAGCCTATGTCGCCTGTGGTCGTGTTGATGGTTACTGGGAACGGGGAATCGCTCCGTGGGATATTGTCGCTGGGGTAATTTTGTTACAGGAGGCTGGGGGGAAAGTTACCGCCTATGATGCTAGTCCTTTAAAAATTGATACAGGAAGAATTTTGGCTACAAATGCTCATCTTCACGACAACCTCAGTCGAGAATTGCTACAAGTTCCACCACTTTCTGCGTGGAAGTGA
- a CDS encoding DnaJ domain-containing protein translates to MSLRIDRGLFKYDFIDHHAVLCVAVDADVKEIRKRYLTIARRLHPDSNPTASPMEKQLASEFLSKLVNPAYEKVSGDRTRSEYMIVLSQMGKRLVLESSSVELITDLAKQLANAPNFEHLYKSAIAKLAQAQYDSLQQVPQLIANISELNLVYLMRSAGKSLAAQSAVQPPANPTTPVNPPNNPDGVSPPSPPPPKEDAAVEQYIRRGQSLIEKNQFAQAKVELQDALKLAPKNSRCHSLIALVYLKQNQLKMAKIHFDNSLKLDPKDETALAWKPKIDKALGGQSGGGNITSSPSSSGKQPEKSGSNGLFGGLFGGKKK, encoded by the coding sequence ATGTCTTTAAGAATAGATCGCGGTCTTTTCAAATATGATTTCATAGATCATCATGCAGTGTTGTGTGTTGCTGTTGATGCAGATGTGAAAGAAATTCGCAAACGCTACTTGACAATTGCGCGGCGGTTGCATCCTGATAGTAATCCCACTGCAAGTCCGATGGAGAAACAGCTGGCGAGTGAATTTCTGTCGAAGTTGGTTAACCCGGCTTATGAAAAAGTTTCTGGAGACCGCACCCGCTCGGAATACATGATTGTTTTATCTCAAATGGGCAAGCGTTTGGTACTAGAATCGTCTTCGGTGGAACTTATCACTGATTTGGCGAAGCAGCTAGCTAATGCGCCGAATTTTGAGCATCTTTATAAAAGTGCGATCGCTAAACTTGCACAAGCACAATATGACTCTTTGCAGCAAGTACCGCAACTGATTGCTAATATTAGCGAGTTGAATTTGGTTTACTTAATGCGGAGTGCTGGTAAATCCTTAGCAGCGCAGTCTGCTGTTCAACCCCCAGCTAACCCAACTACTCCTGTAAATCCCCCCAACAATCCAGATGGTGTATCTCCTCCTTCACCACCACCGCCCAAAGAAGATGCGGCTGTGGAACAATATATCCGTCGGGGTCAATCGTTAATTGAAAAAAACCAGTTTGCCCAAGCTAAGGTAGAGTTACAAGATGCGCTAAAATTGGCTCCGAAGAATAGCCGGTGTCATAGCCTGATAGCATTGGTGTATTTGAAGCAAAATCAGCTAAAAATGGCCAAGATTCATTTTGATAATTCGTTGAAATTAGACCCCAAAGACGAAACAGCTTTAGCTTGGAAACCGAAAATAGACAAAGCTTTGGGAGGACAATCAGGTGGTGGTAATATAACTTCATCTCCAAGTTCTTCGGGTAAGCAACCAGAGAAGTCTGGGAGTAATGGTTTATTTGGTGGTTTGTTTGGTGGGAAGAAAAAATAA
- a CDS encoding ATP phosphoribosyltransferase regulatory subunit: protein MVYQPAAGARDLLPLDVAQKRWIEDRLEQVFHRWGYHRIITSTLERMDTLMAGEAIRRQAVIELQNPEDEELGLRPELTASIARTVVTRMAGANYPQRLYYNANVFRRIWENRHNRQHEFYQAGVELLGAGGLLANAEILLLVADCLQALGLQSCHLILGEAGITRSLLDAFPVHLQGKIRTAIAHLDRITIDNLPLSDELRDRARILLDLRGNSADVLQKVNSFDLDKQQQEAVNNLTSLVQLLESKGNFPLILDLSLIQTIDYYTGIVFEVVNDTDGRATILGRGGRYDQLLGLYHPQGENIPGIGFALNIEDLYQILAEKQQLPQDTPASNWLVVAQTTSAIAPAFTYAQKLRDTSDLVRVEMDLGGRDAQVIRQYASDRRIAQIAWIQADGSPIVEPLL from the coding sequence ATGGTGTATCAACCAGCAGCGGGAGCCAGGGATTTATTACCTTTGGATGTGGCTCAAAAACGCTGGATTGAAGATAGGTTAGAGCAGGTCTTTCACCGTTGGGGATATCATAGGATTATCACCTCGACGCTGGAGCGCATGGATACCCTGATGGCGGGGGAAGCAATTCGGCGTCAAGCGGTGATTGAACTGCAAAATCCTGAAGATGAAGAATTAGGATTGCGTCCAGAATTGACAGCTTCGATAGCTCGGACTGTTGTGACTCGGATGGCAGGTGCTAACTATCCACAACGGCTATATTATAATGCCAATGTGTTCCGCCGCATTTGGGAAAACAGACACAATCGCCAGCATGAGTTTTATCAAGCTGGGGTAGAGTTGTTGGGTGCTGGTGGATTGCTCGCAAATGCCGAGATATTGTTGTTAGTGGCAGATTGTTTGCAAGCACTAGGCTTGCAAAGCTGCCATTTAATTTTAGGCGAAGCGGGAATCACGCGATCGCTTTTGGATGCTTTTCCGGTTCATTTACAAGGGAAAATTCGCACGGCGATCGCCCATCTCGACCGCATTACTATCGATAATTTACCCCTGAGTGATGAACTACGCGATCGCGCCAGAATTCTGCTGGATCTACGCGGTAACAGTGCCGATGTGTTGCAAAAAGTCAATAGTTTCGATTTAGATAAACAGCAGCAAGAGGCGGTGAATAACCTCACATCCTTGGTGCAGTTACTGGAATCAAAAGGGAATTTCCCCTTAATCCTTGACCTGAGTCTAATTCAAACTATCGACTACTACACAGGGATTGTGTTTGAAGTCGTCAACGATACCGACGGACGAGCCACGATTTTAGGGCGTGGTGGTCGCTATGACCAACTTTTAGGGCTATATCATCCCCAAGGAGAAAACATTCCCGGTATCGGCTTTGCGCTGAATATCGAAGATTTATACCAAATACTTGCCGAAAAACAGCAATTACCGCAAGATACCCCAGCCAGTAATTGGTTGGTAGTAGCCCAGACAACGAGTGCGATCGCCCCCGCTTTCACATACGCCCAAAAACTGCGAGATACTAGCGATTTGGTGCGAGTCGAAATGGACTTGGGGGGACGGGATGCACAAGTAATTCGGCAATATGCAAGCGATCGCCGCATTGCCCAAATTGCCTGGATTCAAGCCGACGGTTCACCCATAGTCGAACCATTACTTTAA
- a CDS encoding ferredoxin family protein, which yields MPHTIVTDVCEGVADCVEACPVACIHEGPGKNVKGTDWYWIDFTTCIDCGICLQVCPVAGAILAEEQPALQKIPK from the coding sequence ATGCCGCACACCATTGTTACCGATGTCTGCGAAGGCGTTGCCGACTGCGTAGAAGCCTGTCCAGTAGCTTGCATTCATGAAGGACCAGGCAAAAATGTCAAAGGTACTGATTGGTACTGGATTGACTTTACAACCTGCATCGACTGTGGTATATGTCTCCAAGTTTGCCCAGTCGCAGGTGCAATACTAGCTGAAGAACAGCCAGCGTTACAAAAAATACCAAAATAA
- the fdhD gene encoding formate dehydrogenase accessory sulfurtransferase FdhD, with translation MNIRIGSKTKASVWVVENGKMRPRQDQLTTEEPLEIRLVSPRRTVAVTMRTPGADFELAAGFLYAEGVISCKQDIQRLSYCVDESVDGEQRYNIVNVELRSGLIPDLQPLERHFYTTSACGVCGKASLAALRLRGCPVISPEPTVKPEIIYSLPDKLRSAQGIFTATGGLHAAAVFDAQGNLLNLREDVGRHNALDKLIGSAMLSEELPFNNHIVMVSGRSSFELLQKSVAAGVPIVCSVSAPSSLAVSVAQEFGITLIGFLRGERFNVYTGWERINFS, from the coding sequence ATGAATATACGTATCGGCAGCAAAACTAAAGCCTCTGTCTGGGTGGTCGAAAATGGCAAAATGCGCCCTCGACAAGACCAACTAACTACCGAGGAACCCCTAGAAATTCGCCTGGTATCCCCACGTCGCACGGTAGCTGTGACTATGCGGACACCAGGGGCTGATTTTGAATTAGCTGCTGGCTTTCTCTACGCTGAAGGTGTCATTAGCTGTAAGCAAGATATCCAACGCCTGAGCTATTGTGTTGATGAGTCTGTAGACGGTGAACAGCGCTATAATATTGTCAATGTTGAATTGCGCTCAGGTTTGATTCCAGATTTACAGCCTCTGGAGCGTCATTTCTACACTACCAGCGCCTGTGGCGTTTGCGGTAAAGCTAGTTTGGCAGCTTTGCGGTTGCGGGGTTGTCCTGTAATTTCTCCAGAGCCAACAGTCAAGCCTGAGATTATCTATAGTTTACCAGATAAATTGCGATCTGCTCAAGGTATTTTCACCGCTACCGGGGGTTTGCACGCGGCGGCTGTATTTGACGCCCAAGGGAATTTATTAAATCTGCGGGAGGATGTTGGGCGTCATAATGCTCTAGATAAATTGATTGGTTCGGCAATGCTATCTGAGGAATTGCCGTTCAATAATCATATTGTGATGGTTAGCGGACGTTCTAGTTTTGAGCTTTTGCAAAAGTCTGTGGCTGCTGGGGTGCCAATTGTTTGCTCTGTTTCCGCTCCTAGTAGTTTAGCAGTGTCCGTGGCGCAGGAATTTGGCATTACCTTAATTGGATTCCTACGCGGGGAACGGTTTAATGTCTACACTGGATGGGAGCGGATAAATTTTTCTTGA